One Chloroflexota bacterium genomic region harbors:
- a CDS encoding ferredoxin reductase — MPSQLLEWKIATVAQIRDETSEVKSFSLLVPEWRTHRPGQHVDVRLSAPDGYQAQRSYSIASAPGPDGRVDLTVERIAEGEVSPYFHDVLVTGDEVEVRGPIGGYFVWEPAFGGPLLLIAGGSGVVPLMAILRERAAADVAASATLLYSSRNWDDVIYREELDRLATTDDRLRILHTLTRAQPPGWTGFARRIDRPMLEEALDGLGSQPLTYICGPTLLVEAAANGLVELGVDPGRIRTERFGPTS; from the coding sequence ATGCCGTCGCAACTGCTGGAATGGAAGATCGCCACGGTCGCCCAGATCCGCGATGAGACCTCCGAGGTGAAGTCCTTCTCGCTGCTCGTGCCGGAGTGGCGGACCCATCGCCCGGGGCAGCACGTCGACGTCCGACTCAGCGCCCCGGACGGCTACCAGGCCCAGCGCAGCTACTCCATCGCCTCCGCCCCGGGACCCGATGGCCGCGTCGACCTGACGGTCGAGCGCATCGCTGAGGGTGAGGTCTCCCCGTACTTTCACGACGTCCTCGTCACCGGGGACGAGGTCGAGGTGCGGGGGCCGATCGGGGGCTATTTCGTCTGGGAGCCTGCGTTCGGGGGTCCACTCTTGCTGATCGCAGGCGGGTCGGGGGTCGTGCCCCTGATGGCCATCCTGCGGGAACGAGCTGCGGCCGACGTGGCCGCCTCCGCGACGCTTCTGTACAGCTCACGAAACTGGGACGACGTCATCTATCGCGAGGAGCTCGACCGCTTGGCGACGACCGACGACCGGCTCCGGATCCTCCACACCCTGACCCGTGCCCAGCCTCCCGGTTGGACCGGATTCGCACGGCGCATCGATAGACCGATGCTGGAGGAGGCGCTGGACGGCCTCGGTTCCCAGCCGCTGACCTACATCTGCGGGCCGACCCTCCTGGTAGAGGCGGCCGCCAACGGCCTGGTCGAGCTTGGAGTGGATCCGGGCCGAATCCGGACCGAGCGCTTCGGGCCCACGAGCTGA
- a CDS encoding NAD(P)/FAD-dependent oxidoreductase: MARTPLMRALQQMAADHAEAERRGVDVHRIREERLTAGEPQRDRLTRREFLTGSAALGAAAMFGGRLLFPTRTRAASPRIAIVGGGIAGLTAALTLADKGLSSTVYESSTERVGGRMFTDHSGYWDAGQITEWGGELIDTGHKTVRFLAQRFRLKLVDLVRAEPNGSEPTYFFDGSYYPKAQADRDFQPVHRALSRDTWAASYPTTFEINTPEGVVLDNMSVYDWIDSRVPGGHGSPLGRLLDVAYDIEFGAPTTDQSSLNLIYLLGYNASPGNFALFGGSDERYHILAGNQSLPDAIRGALPPDAVQMGWRMTSIAQGGGAYAVDFETPLGPQTVTADHVILAFHFGVLRTLNYSGAGFDALKVQAIEELGLGHNGKLNVQFTDRLWNTDGPWPAISNGESYADTGYQNTWDVTRGQPEAPGILVNYTGGNVTDAIAAAGPYTRASESAQVITATQTFLGQLEPVYPGIGSRWNGRASLSLPHLDPNYNCSYSYWRVGQYHTIAGYEGVRQGNIHFAGEHTSVDFQGWMEGGAITGVRAANEVLADLK, encoded by the coding sequence GTGGCCCGGACACCCCTCATGCGCGCGCTGCAGCAGATGGCCGCCGATCACGCCGAGGCCGAGCGACGAGGCGTGGATGTCCACCGGATCCGCGAGGAGCGGCTCACCGCGGGCGAACCACAGCGCGACCGGCTGACGCGCCGGGAGTTCCTCACTGGCAGCGCGGCCCTGGGCGCGGCTGCCATGTTCGGTGGGCGCCTCCTGTTTCCCACCCGGACGAGAGCGGCAAGCCCGCGGATCGCAATCGTCGGAGGCGGCATCGCCGGCCTGACCGCCGCGCTCACCCTGGCCGACAAGGGCCTCTCCTCCACCGTCTACGAGTCGTCGACGGAGCGGGTGGGCGGGCGGATGTTCACCGATCACAGCGGCTACTGGGACGCCGGCCAGATCACCGAGTGGGGCGGCGAGCTGATCGACACCGGCCATAAGACGGTCCGGTTCCTCGCCCAGCGGTTCAGGCTGAAGCTCGTCGACCTCGTCCGCGCTGAGCCAAACGGATCCGAGCCGACTTACTTCTTCGATGGCTCCTACTACCCGAAGGCGCAGGCTGATCGGGACTTCCAGCCCGTGCACCGGGCGCTTTCGAGGGACACCTGGGCGGCGAGCTACCCCACGACCTTCGAGATCAACACGCCGGAGGGGGTCGTCCTCGACAACATGAGTGTCTACGACTGGATCGATTCGCGCGTCCCGGGCGGTCACGGCTCGCCGTTGGGACGGCTCCTCGACGTGGCGTATGACATCGAGTTCGGGGCCCCCACCACCGACCAGTCCTCGCTCAACCTCATCTACCTGCTCGGGTACAACGCGTCACCGGGCAACTTCGCGCTCTTTGGCGGGAGCGACGAGCGCTACCACATCCTTGCCGGCAACCAGAGCCTACCGGATGCAATCCGCGGCGCCCTCCCGCCGGACGCGGTTCAGATGGGCTGGCGGATGACTTCGATCGCCCAGGGCGGCGGGGCGTATGCCGTGGATTTCGAGACGCCCCTGGGACCGCAGACCGTGACAGCCGACCACGTCATCCTCGCCTTCCACTTCGGCGTCCTGCGGACTCTGAACTACAGCGGCGCCGGCTTCGACGCGCTGAAGGTGCAGGCCATCGAAGAGCTGGGCCTGGGCCACAACGGGAAACTCAACGTCCAGTTCACCGACCGCTTGTGGAACACCGACGGTCCGTGGCCTGCGATCAGCAACGGGGAGTCGTACGCGGACACCGGCTACCAGAACACGTGGGACGTCACGCGCGGCCAACCGGAGGCTCCCGGCATCCTGGTCAACTACACCGGCGGCAACGTGACCGATGCGATCGCCGCCGCGGGACCGTACACGCGCGCGTCGGAGAGCGCGCAGGTGATCACGGCGACGCAGACGTTCCTTGGTCAGCTCGAGCCGGTGTACCCCGGCATCGGCAGCCGCTGGAATGGGCGCGCGTCGTTGTCGCTCCCCCACCTCGACCCGAACTACAACTGCTCGTACTCGTACTGGCGGGTGGGTCAGTACCACACCATCGCCGGCTACGAGGGGGTCCGCCAGGGCAACATCCATTTCGCGGGCGAGCACACATCGGTCGATTTCCAGGGCTGGATGGAAGGCGGCGCGATCACTGGCGTACGTGCCGCGAATGAGGTCTTGGCCGACCTGAAGTAG
- the ftsZ gene encoding cell division protein FtsZ, producing MDFLTNDLVNLLPIAAIIALVAGMAVVMRGRPRGGRIIRVVGIGGGGANTVEAMIRSGMRGVDYVVVNTDLHALRRSSARTKIAIGKAMTNGLGTGGDAALAETAARDGAELIGRALAGSDLVVITAGLGGGTGSGAAPVVADIARQHGALTMAVVTKPFRFEGARRQQVAQNAARILEDKADAVATVPNDRVRDVMPADVTVEDAFRSIDEVLRRSLGEIVALIAVPGRINIDFADVRAVLQGGGAAVVGLGRAGGENRAAEATRSAMAATLLEARMEGATSILLNVSGSRKLKLAELDEVAKTVLATAGQDANVVFGMSLDSRLRDEVQVTLIATGFEAAPHAEGFTSPSADATPAEWRPVWLRRSGADADPKPTPSTSGPRPRRAKRTAARPPQAEGAPDPGLVTEG from the coding sequence ATGGACTTCCTCACCAACGATCTCGTCAACCTTCTGCCCATCGCTGCCATCATCGCGCTGGTCGCCGGTATGGCCGTGGTCATGCGTGGCAGGCCGCGCGGCGGTCGCATCATTCGAGTGGTTGGCATCGGCGGCGGCGGGGCGAATACGGTCGAGGCCATGATCCGGTCCGGGATGCGTGGCGTTGACTACGTCGTGGTGAACACCGATCTCCACGCCCTGCGTCGGTCATCGGCCCGCACAAAGATCGCCATTGGGAAAGCGATGACCAACGGTCTTGGGACCGGCGGTGACGCAGCGCTCGCTGAGACGGCGGCTCGTGACGGGGCCGAACTGATTGGCCGTGCCCTGGCGGGTTCCGACCTGGTCGTCATCACCGCGGGGCTTGGCGGCGGGACCGGATCGGGAGCCGCCCCGGTGGTGGCCGACATCGCCCGCCAGCATGGCGCCCTGACGATGGCCGTCGTGACCAAGCCGTTCAGATTCGAGGGCGCTCGCCGTCAGCAGGTCGCGCAGAACGCCGCGAGGATCCTGGAAGACAAGGCCGACGCCGTGGCCACCGTTCCCAACGACCGAGTGCGCGACGTCATGCCCGCCGACGTGACGGTGGAGGATGCGTTCCGGTCGATCGATGAGGTCCTGCGCCGCAGCCTTGGCGAGATCGTCGCTCTCATCGCGGTCCCCGGCCGAATCAATATTGACTTCGCGGACGTGCGGGCCGTCCTGCAGGGTGGCGGGGCGGCCGTGGTAGGCCTCGGTCGCGCAGGGGGCGAAAACCGGGCCGCCGAGGCTACCCGCAGTGCGATGGCGGCAACCCTGCTCGAGGCTCGGATGGAAGGAGCGACGTCGATCCTTCTGAACGTGAGCGGCTCGCGCAAGCTCAAGCTGGCCGAGCTCGACGAGGTCGCGAAGACCGTGCTCGCCACGGCCGGCCAGGACGCGAACGTCGTGTTCGGGATGAGCCTTGACAGCCGCCTGCGGGACGAGGTTCAGGTCACCCTCATTGCGACCGGCTTCGAGGCTGCGCCACATGCCGAGGGCTTTACGAGCCCATCCGCCGACGCGACGCCGGCGGAATGGCGTCCCGTCTGGCTACGCCGGTCCGGGGCGGACGCCGATCCCAAGCCGACGCCCAGCACGTCCGGCCCCCGGCCGCGGCGTGCTAAGCGAACGGCCGCGCGGCCGCCTCAAGCCGAGGGCGCCCCTGACCCCGGGTTGGTGACTGAGGGCTGA
- a CDS encoding DUF6510 family protein, which produces MIDERLVLDANAVAGDLEELFGIDLTVVVHRCAHCGHRGPMATLLAYVHGPGTVLRCSTCHGIVMRYVLAPSGARIDLRGAAELRFFGS; this is translated from the coding sequence ATGATCGACGAACGCCTGGTCCTGGACGCGAACGCGGTCGCGGGCGACCTCGAGGAGCTGTTCGGGATCGACCTGACGGTGGTCGTGCACCGCTGCGCACATTGCGGTCATCGGGGGCCGATGGCCACCCTGCTCGCCTACGTTCACGGCCCAGGCACCGTGCTGCGCTGCTCGACGTGCCACGGGATCGTGATGCGCTACGTGCTCGCCCCGTCCGGAGCGCGGATCGACCTCCGCGGCGCGGCGGAGCTGCGGTTCTTCGGGAGCTAG
- a CDS encoding discoidin domain-containing protein, translating to MALFADDAEWTQAADRIDVFKLYGEWVDSASTSLLRTAIDGIRARGMILAVEAGPLDPVGCGEGVEGFAGSDSGRRLAQRIKEAGGTLQVIALDEPWYYAHVYGGSNACQWPVDRVAQGVAEFVTAVREEFPWVVVGDIEPTPSLVSADGLAEWMDAYHAAVGEPMAFMHLDSDWSRPNWSTLALQVEAAGVARSIPVGILYNGGGAPSDEQWVHLAGQHALDHEDRDGGRPDHVIFQSWNDHPDRVLPETDPDTFTALVNRYFDDRASLGLGGPGGNLAWRRPVTASSAYAPVENAVDGNPDTIWNAGRGWPAWIEIDLGQATSLSELRLTVAQTPTGVTEHHVWGRVDAGGELVLLGTLSGVTTDYQTLRLNSPGTWPAVRWLRIETTASPSWVAWREIEVAGE from the coding sequence ATGGCCCTATTCGCCGACGACGCCGAGTGGACGCAGGCCGCCGACCGGATCGATGTCTTCAAGCTGTATGGGGAGTGGGTGGACAGCGCGAGCACGAGCCTGCTGCGCACGGCTATCGACGGCATCCGGGCACGCGGCATGATCCTGGCCGTGGAGGCCGGCCCGCTAGACCCCGTGGGCTGCGGAGAGGGGGTCGAGGGATTCGCGGGATCCGACTCGGGGCGGCGGCTGGCACAGCGGATCAAGGAGGCTGGCGGAACGCTGCAGGTGATCGCCCTCGACGAGCCGTGGTACTACGCGCACGTATACGGCGGTTCAAACGCGTGCCAGTGGCCGGTGGACCGGGTGGCGCAGGGCGTGGCCGAATTCGTGACGGCGGTGCGCGAGGAGTTCCCCTGGGTTGTGGTCGGGGATATCGAGCCGACCCCCAGCCTGGTATCGGCCGATGGTTTGGCCGAGTGGATGGACGCCTATCACGCCGCGGTGGGCGAGCCGATGGCGTTCATGCACCTGGACTCCGACTGGTCGAGGCCCAATTGGTCGACGCTCGCCTTGCAAGTTGAAGCGGCCGGAGTGGCGCGCTCCATCCCGGTCGGCATCCTCTACAACGGTGGTGGCGCTCCGTCCGACGAGCAATGGGTCCACCTGGCAGGCCAGCATGCCCTCGACCACGAAGATCGCGACGGCGGTCGGCCCGACCATGTCATCTTCCAGTCGTGGAACGACCACCCGGACCGGGTGCTGCCGGAGACCGATCCAGACACCTTCACGGCCCTGGTAAACCGGTACTTCGATGACCGAGCCTCGCTTGGGCTGGGCGGCCCGGGCGGCAATCTTGCCTGGCGCCGTCCCGTCACGGCGTCCTCTGCCTACGCGCCCGTCGAGAACGCGGTCGACGGCAACCCGGACACGATCTGGAACGCCGGCAGAGGGTGGCCAGCCTGGATCGAGATCGATCTTGGCCAGGCCACCAGCCTATCGGAGCTCCGGCTGACCGTCGCCCAAACCCCCACGGGTGTTACCGAGCATCATGTGTGGGGCCGCGTCGATGCCGGGGGCGAACTGGTGCTGCTGGGAACCCTGAGCGGCGTAACGACCGACTACCAGACCCTAAGGCTCAACTCACCTGGGACCTGGCCGGCGGTCCGCTGGTTGCGCATCGAGACGACCGCCAGTCCGTCTTGGGTGGCCTGGCGTGAGATCGAGGTGGCGGGGGAGTAG
- a CDS encoding sulfite oxidase-like oxidoreductase, whose protein sequence is MTGRFVSRGFLGRPRDTDADRAGRIPPGQYLTDGFPVLSAGPTPQIPLGQWAFTIEGLVRAPVRWSWEQFLALPARDWTVDISCVTKWTKLDTRWHGVSVDDLLAAVELDPRAQFVTAHSFGGYTTNLPLTDVVNNQAFVAYQYDSAPLEPAHGGPARLVVPHLYFWKSAKWVRGLRLIEEDEPGFWESLGYHNRGDPWREERYSGD, encoded by the coding sequence GTGACGGGCCGCTTCGTCTCCCGCGGATTTCTCGGCCGCCCACGGGACACGGACGCCGACCGCGCCGGGCGCATCCCACCCGGCCAATACCTCACCGACGGCTTCCCGGTCCTGTCCGCCGGTCCCACGCCACAGATCCCACTCGGCCAGTGGGCGTTCACGATTGAGGGCCTGGTGCGGGCGCCGGTTCGCTGGAGCTGGGAGCAGTTCCTTGCCCTGCCCGCGCGCGACTGGACGGTTGACATCAGCTGCGTCACCAAATGGACCAAGCTCGACACGCGCTGGCATGGGGTGAGCGTCGACGATCTGCTGGCGGCCGTGGAGCTTGACCCGCGGGCGCAATTCGTCACCGCTCACTCGTTCGGGGGCTACACGACCAACCTGCCCCTTACCGATGTCGTCAACAACCAGGCCTTCGTCGCGTATCAGTACGACAGCGCCCCGCTCGAGCCGGCGCACGGCGGCCCGGCCCGGCTCGTCGTGCCGCACCTGTACTTCTGGAAGAGCGCGAAGTGGGTCCGCGGACTGCGGCTGATCGAGGAGGACGAACCGGGCTTCTGGGAGTCCCTTGGCTACCACAACCGGGGGGACCCATGGCGCGAAGAGCGCTACTCCGGCGACTGA